The Heliomicrobium gestii genomic interval ACTTATTTTATTATTGTTAGCTAACAAGTGACATTGTTCCTGCATTGATTTTATGGTTTTTGTTCCTTTTTGCTCTTATTAAGATAAAAAAATCCCGGGCCGAATTTGAGCGGCGCCGGGATGAAATCGTCCTGTCGGTTATCGACAGTCAGACCGTATTCATGATCTCTGCGGTGCCGTGCACCTACATCAGCGCTCGACGATGAAGCGCTGCACCAGTTCGCTGAGACCGCGCGCGGTATGGGCCATCATCTCCGTCGAAGCGGCGATTTCTTCCATGGCGGCCGTCTGTTCCTGTGTCGAGAGGGCGATGCGTTGGGAAGTGTCGTTGTTGCTGCGGGCGATGGTGGAGACATGATCGACCGCCTGGAGGACCTGCGTTTCTTCGCCGGCCAGTTCGATGACCGCGGTGGAGATGGACTGCATCTTGCCGGTCACATCGGCGACGGCATGGAGGATCTCATGGAAGGCGTCGCCGGCGCGCCGGACAACGGCGATGCCGGACCGGACGACGTCGGTCTCGCTTTCGATGGCGTCGATGGCGCGGGCGCTCTCCGACTGAACGGATGTGACCAGGCGGGCGATGTCCTGAGCTGCCAGGCGGGACTGTTCGGCCAGTTTTCGCACTTCTTCGGCGACAACGGCGAATCCCTGGCCTTCCTTGCCGGCCCGGGCCGCCTCGATGGCGGCGTTCAACGCCAGCATCTGGGTCTGGGCGGCGATGGCGGTGATCGTCTCGACGATGCGGGAGATCTCTCGCGAACGCTCCCCGAGTTTGTGGATCACATCCGCCGACTGGAGGACCGTATCGTGGATGACCTGCATCTGGCCGGTGGCTTCATCGATGGCGGTTTGCCCCTCTCTGGCGCGCTTTTGGGCCTGGGTGGTCGCTTGAGCCACTTCGATCGCTGTCGTCGAGAGGGCCGACAGTTGGGCCGTCATTTGGCGGACAACGGTGGCGGTGGCCTCCGTTTCTTTTTCTTGACCGGCAGCCCCGGCCGATACCTCTTGGACAGCCCGAGCGATTTGTTCGGAGGCCTCTGCCGTCTGACCGGCGGCCAACTGGAGATTGCCGGCGAGGCGATTGACCTCGCGGGTGCTTTTCATGATCCCGTCGACGAGGGTTTTCACATTGGCGATCATGTAGTTGAAGGCATGAGCCAGGTCGCCCACTTCGTCCTTTTGCCGGATATCGACGGCATGGGTGAAGTCGCCTTCGGCCAGACGCCGGGAGACGAGCACCATGGCATTGAGAGGCCGGATGATGATGACGGCGATGATCAGGACCGTCGTCCCGGCGAGGCCGACGATGGCGACGGCGGCGACCGTCAGCAGCCGCCAGAAGAGTTCTCTGGTGCGGGCGCTGATGAGCAGGTCGGCCCGTTCCTTGCTGATGGATAACCGAAAGCCGCCCCAGTGCCTCCCGTCAAAGTACACAGGATAACTCATATCCCACATGGTCACTGTCTTGCCGTCGATCTTGCGCTCATAGACCGTCTTGAGAGGCTTCTCGCGGTCAAGGTTGGCGACAGCGGCCCCGCCGGCTTTGTCGTTAAAGATCCGGTTGGAGCGGTATTTTTGGCTGAGGATTCCCGTGGCGCCCCAGGCGTCGCGGGACTGGTCGGGCGAGGTGGGGCTGTAAAAGGCGTTGTGGGTGGGGATGAATCCCGTTTTCGCCGGGTCGGGAGAGTACTTTGTCGGCAGGGCGAAGACGATATCAGGGTCGCTGCCCATGAAGGAATCGATGTATCGCTGCCAATACAGGTCGGTATAGGGATCCGCCTTGGACAGGTATTTGTACTCATACTCGCTCATGGGGATGCGGACGCCGTCAAAACGTTCCACCGTTTCCCCCGATTTATACCGTTTGTCGGCCTCCACCTTGCTCTCCGGTATCAGGGTGAGTTCATCATCAAAAAGCATCTGCTTGAGATCATCGCCGCGAACAAGGCGACCGGAAGGGAGTTCGACACCGTTGCGGATATGGCTTTCCACCATGGCTTCCAATCCGGTGGCAGCCGACCGGACCAGCGCTTCCCCTTTGGCGGTAAGGTCGCGCTCCACCCGCGATTGGACGCTCTGGGTCTCCAGCCAGCCATAGACGGCCAGCGTGGCCACCAACCCGATCGTCAGGGTGGTGCAAGTCCAGGCGGTCAGTTTGGTTTGCAGTCTCACCGCTGCGCCACCACCTTTTTCAGAATTTTCGGTATAGTCCTATTTTACTGGATCCCCCAGGGCGGCGCAACAACCGATGGCCGCTTCTTTTAGGGGAGAGGAGAAGTTTTTCTGAAATCGCTAAAGGCGGCGACGCCATTTGCCGATAAAGACGGATAGGAGGGGATCGCATTGACCACGCCGATTCAGCGTTTTTCCGATACAGTCAATCTGCCCAGCGCTGCGAGAGGGTTGTCCGCCGCGGCGGAGTCCCAGGAGGGCGCGCTCTTTCAACGGTTGATGGAGGAACAGTTGCAAAAAAACGCTCCCGCCGGTGGGGAAAAGACAACCCAAGCGGGCTCGTCCACGGGTTCCGGCGCCCAACCTGCCGCCGGGGCTGCCATGACGGAAGCGGAGAAGGAAAAAGAGCGCAAGCGGCTGCGGAATTCCTGCCAGGAGTTTGAGGCCCTCTTCCTTCAGCAGATGCTGAAGGGGATGCGCAGCACGGTCGTCAAATCAGACCTGATCGAAGAAGCGCCTGGCCGTAAGATCTGGGAGAGCATGCTGGACGAGGAGTATGCCAAGCAGATGGCCAAGCGCGAAGAAATCGGGCTGGCCAAGATGCTCTACAAGGAATTGAGTCGCTCCCTGGGATAGGGGGCGGCTTTTTTTGTTTGACGGCAAGCGCAGGAACACCATCGGCCGTTCACGAAATAGATTGGTCATAGGGGAGAGAAGGAGGAATGGCGAATCGTGTCTGCTATAAAAACGCTCTCTGCCGCTCTGTTGCAATCGCGCCGTTTGCCCGTTGACCGGTTGACTGTCCGGTGTGAACCGGAGATGTTTGAGTTTTCCTCCACTCAGGAGATCCCGCCCCTGGAAGAAGGGATCATCGGCCAGCCGCGAGCCGTCAAGGCGATGGAGTTCGGCCTGGGCGCCAAGCATCCTGGTTTTCACATCTACATCTCTGGGCCGATCGGTTCGGGGAAGACCGGTTTTGCCGTCACCAAGGTGAATCAGGTGGCCCAAGGGGGGCGAACCCCTGAGGATATCTGTTATGTCAATCATTTTGACCAGCCCGACCGGCCCATCGTCCTCACCCTCCCGGCGGGGATGGGCAGCGAACTGCGCCGGGATGTGAAGGAACTGGTCGAGGAACTGCATGCCGAGATCCGCAAAGCCCTGGAGGGCGAGACTCATGAAAAGCGCCGGTCGGCCTTCCTTCGGCAGGTGGAGACGCGGCTCACGGCCATGTTCCGGGAGATGGAGGAACTGGCCAAAGAAGAGGGATTTATCCTGCAAAAAGGGCAGTCGGGCATCTTCACGATTCCCATGACCGATGAAGGCAAGGGCATGTCGAAGGATGACTTTGACGCCCTGGAGGAGAAGGAGCGCCAGGAGATCAATGACCGGGAGCACCAGTTGGAAAGCCGGCTCGCCGAGGTGCTGCGCCGTTCCCGGAACATGCAGAAGGAAGCGAACAACCACCTCAAGGAGATTGAGCGTGACACGGCCCACCAGGCGACAAAACACTTGGTGGAGGCCCTGAAAGATAAATACAAGAACCATGGGAAGGTCGTCGAGTTTCTGGCCAACGTGCAGGAGGATGTGCTGGAGAATCTGAGCGACCTCAAAGGGAGCAGTTCCTCGGAAGAGGAGGAGAGCGCGCCGGCGTCGTTGATCCTGCTGGCCCGTGGGCAGAAGGCTTCCCAGCAGACGCGCTACGACGTCAACCTCTTCGTGGAGAACGGCGCCCAGGTGGGCGCGCCGGTTATCGTCGAGGCCAACCCCACCTTTACGAACCTCTTTGGCAAGATCGAATACCGCAGTTCCTTCGGCAGCATGGCCACGGATTTCACCATGATCAAGCCGGGCGCTGTCCACCAAGCGAACGGCGGCTACCTGATCTTGCAGGCCTTGCCGCTGCTCAGTTCGCCGGGCGCTTGGGAAGGGCTGAAACGGGTGCTGCGGACGCGGGAGTTGCGCATCGAAAACCTGGGCGAACAGTTGGGTTTGCCCACGGCGGCCACCTTAAAGCCGGAACCGGTGCCTGTGGATATCAAGGTCATCCTGATCGGCAATCCGCGCATCTACTACCTGCTTTACAATATGGATGAAGATTTTCGCAAGTTTTTCAAGGTCCGCGTGGATTTTGACAGTGTGATGGAACGGAATCGGGAAAACATACGCAAGTATGCCGCCTTTGTCGGGTCTGTTTGTGAGCGGGAAAAACTCCTGCCCTATACGGCCGAGGCGGTCGCCCGCGTCGTCGACTATTCGAGCCGGCTCGTTTCCCACCAGCGGAAGCTCTCCACGTCCTTTCATGACATCAAGGACATGATCGTGGAGGCGGCCATGTGGGCCGAGGGCGAAGGGGGGACGGCGGTGCTGGCGATTCATGTGGACCGGGCGATGGAAGAGAAGAACTATCGCGTCAACCGCATCGAAGAGCGGATCCAGGAGACGATGCAAGAGGGCATGCTGCTCATCGATACGGACGGCGCGGTGGTGGGCCAGGTGAATGGCCTCGCCGTCCTCGACCTGGGCGATTACGCCTTTGGCAAACCGAACCGGATCACGGCCCGGGTCTACCTGGGCCGGGAGGGGGTCATCCACATCGAGCGGGAGATCCGCCTGAGCGGGCAGAGCCACTCGAAGGGTGTCCTGATCCTGTCGTCCTTCTTCGCCTCCCGTTTCGCCCAGGAGCGCCCGCTCTCGCTGTCGGCGGCGCTGACCTTTGAGCAGCTTTATGACGGCATCGACGGTGACAGCGCCTCGTCGGCGGAACTGTACGCCCTTTTATCGGCGCTGTCAGGCCTGCCCATCCGCCAGGACATCGCCGTGACCGGCTCTGTCAATCAGCGGGGCGAGGTGCAGCCCATCGGCGGCGTCAACGAGAAGATCGAGGGTTTTTTCCGGCTCTGCCAGGCGCGGGGACTGACGGGGGCGCAGGGGGTGCTGATCCCGGTCCAGAATGTGCCGAACCTGGTGCTGGAACCGGCGGTCCTTACGGCCGTAGAAAGGGGACAGTTTCACATCTATGCTGTGTCCCACGTCGACGAGGGGATGGAAATCCTCACCGGCGTTCAGGCGGGGACAGCCGACGAAGAAGGAAAGTACCTGCCCGGCACGGTCAATGCCTTAGTGGCGGAAAAGCTGCTTCACATGGAGGAAAAATGGCAGGAATCAGCGAAACAGTCTAGAAAAGCGCGCAAGACCCTGGGCGGAGACACCGGGGAAAAGGGCCTTTCCAAGAAGGGGCAGAAGAGATAAGGAGTCCTTGGCAACAACGCTAAGGCAAAGCAGAAGGACGAATCAGGCTTTAGAGAGAGCACGGAATCGTTTTTAGGGAGGCCGCTTGTGTTCACCGAAGAAAATCGACGTTTCAATATCCCTTTGATCAGCATCCTATTGTTGGCCCTGGTCCTGCGCGTGACCGCGATCGCCTTGCAGGGATCCACCTTTTTTTGAACAGCGACGATCTGGGCTATATCCGGTGCGCCGCCAAATGGCTCGAAACGGGGGTCATGACCTTTGGCTCTGATCGGCCGACGGCCTTTGTGGGGCCTGTTTTTCCCGCTATTCTCGCGCTGATCTTCGCCGTCTTCGGCAGCGATGACACGGGGGTGCAGGCGGTTCGCTATATCCAGGCGCTGCTCGGCGTGCTGTCCGTCTTTCTCACCTACCGCCTTGTCGAACGGTTGACCGAGGGCCGAACAGCCCTGGTGGCGGCCTTTTTGATGGCCATCTACCCGCCGAACATCCTCGTCAACGGGTTGCTCCTGACGGAAACGGTGTACACGGTCTTGCATCTGGGTTATCTCTTCTTGTTGGTGAAATTGAGCCATGAGGAGCAACTCAGCGAAAAGGCCGAGTTGTTCCTCTTCGGTCTTTTGGGGGCCTACACGGCGCTGCTGACGCTGACGCGAGCCACGGCCGCCCTGTTTCCCGCCGTTTTTATGATCTACCTGCTCTGGCGGCGGCGATACGCCTTTCAGAACTGGCTGCGCAACGGCGTGATCGTCCTACTGGTTTTTTCGGTGTCCATGTCGCCTTGGTGGGTTCGCAACTACATCGCCTTCGACCGGTTTATCCCGTTTTCGTCAGGCGCCGGCGAACCGCTCTTGCTTGGCACCTATATTGAGATGGAGGAACTGGTCGACGGTTCGGCGCCAGACTGGCCTGTCGGCGATGATGAGGTGGACGCCCAGGAGAAGTACAAGCAGTTTGCCATTGAGCGTCTAAAGGAAAATGTGCCCAAGGAACCGCTGCGGTACCTGAAGTGGTACACCTGGGGCAAGTTTATGTACATGTGGAGCAACCCCTTCATGTGGAAGCCCATCTGGTGGTCCTTCCGCCACGCCGTCGACTTCATCCATCAATTGCTGATGACACTGGCGCTGGCCGGGATGGGGACGGCGCTCTGGCGCTGGTGGCACCGGCGCGAAGAACTGCGCGCCCGGGGAGGGCTCTGGTTGGACGAGGTTCCGGGCGATCGCTGGGGCGCCGGGGGACGGTTGGTGGGGACGCTGCTCTTGTTGTCGGTGCCGCTCTACTATACGGCGCTCCATAACATCTACTTCGGATTCGCCCGCTACAACATCCCCTTTTTGCCGATCATCTTCTGCTTTTCAGCCTATGCGATCATCGAGGGCGTTGATAAGATGCTCGGCGCGCGCAAGGGCGATTACGGGCGGAGCGGGTTGTTCCGGTAGGTTTCTGGTAAAAAGGTCTCCGAGTGCTGTCTCGGAGACCTTTTTTGGCTTATTCGGTGTGTTGACTCGGCCAAGGGCCGGGGTCGCTCGGTTTGTCAACGGACGGTTGATGGTCGATCAGGAGATCATCGCCCAGATTGTTGGCTTCTTCGGTAATCGCCATGTGGTCCAGGCGGGTGAACCGGGACCGCTGCTCCGTCACCCCGGCAGGGGGATTTTCCGGTAAGCCCCCTGGCGAGTCATCGTGCGACTCCGTGAACGAGTCGTTTTTTACCACGTCTCTGTTTCCGGCTCTTTGCAGGCCGGGCAGTTGTCCAACTTCTTGTTGGGCGTCAGTTCATTGGCTGTTTCCATTTGATGGGCCTTGGTGTTGGCAGCCTGTTGACCGCACTTGTCCTTTGTGTCCAAATTTCGTCACCTCCATGGGCTAGTGTGCGCGGGGGAGCGAAGGAACATGCATGAGCAAGCGCGCCTCTGACCCAGGAGCGCTAGTGCGTCTGCAGCGACGACAACCCGAGGGCCTTGCGCTTGGCCTCGATCTCATCGCTGTAGATCTGCACCGTCTTCTCGGCGTCCAGTTCGACGACGACCTTGCCGAGGCCGAGGGTGGCCGTCGTCTCGGTGAGGGTTTTGACGACCACATCGCTGCCGGTGATGGAGGGGACGGGGGCGACATGGACCATCCAGCCGAGGGCGATGGCGGTGCAGGCGTCGGCGACGGCCTTTTGCTCAAGGTACTCAGGCGCGCCGATCACCAGGGGCAGTTGGTTCGTGTCGATGTCGAGGGCGTCGGCCAGTTCCTTGGCCGTCAAGGTCATCTTGCCGATGTCGACACAGGCGCCGAAGGAGAGGACCGGCGGGATGCCGAGGGATTCGCAGACCTTCCGGAGGCCGGGGCCGGCTTCGGCGGCGGCGGCGGGGTCGGTGAGGCCCGTGTACTCCATGACGCTGGAGGTGCAGCCGCCGGAGAGGACGAGGATGTCGTTTTTGATCAGGCCCTGAGTGATCTTGAAGATGTTGCTGCCGCCCTGGCCGTAGCGAGCGGTGGTGCAACCGACGATGGTGGCGATGCCGCGGATGTTGCCCTGGACGATCTGGTCGATGAGGGGCTTGAAGGAGCCGCCCAGGGCTGCTTTGACCGATTCGGTGGAGAAGCCCACCATGCACTTTTCACTGACATAGGGCGGGATGTGGATCTCACGGTTTTCCGCTTTGCGCTTTTTGAAGGCCTCCAGGGCCATCTCCAGGGCCTTGTCGGCTTGCTGGGCCATGATCTCGGGGCGGAAGTCGAGCATGTCTGTGTCCGGCATGCGGATGACGGGGTCGACGGAGAGCATCTTCACGCCATAGCGCTTGGCGTAAAGGGGCAGGGTGGGGATGGTGCAGTTGTAGTCAAAGGTCCAGAGGTCGACGGCGCCGGTGGCGAAGAGGTACTCCTCGGAGAGCCACTCGCCTTCCTGACCGCCGTAGGCCTTCTGATTGTGGATGCCGTCGTAGTTGATCATCTGCTGGCCTTCACAGACATGGCCGAGGACCTGGATGCCATCGGCGCCGGCGGCGCGGGCCTTTTGTTGCCACTCGTCGGTGGAGGCGCGCTCGACGATCAGGTGAGCCAAAAGGGGCATATGGCCGTTGGTGATGATGTTGACCAATTCTTTTCTCAAGAGGCCCATGTTCTGTTTGCGGACGATGGGCTGTTGGGTGCCCATCA includes:
- a CDS encoding methyl-accepting chemotaxis protein, which gives rise to MRLQTKLTAWTCTTLTIGLVATLAVYGWLETQSVQSRVERDLTAKGEALVRSAATGLEAMVESHIRNGVELPSGRLVRGDDLKQMLFDDELTLIPESKVEADKRYKSGETVERFDGVRIPMSEYEYKYLSKADPYTDLYWQRYIDSFMGSDPDIVFALPTKYSPDPAKTGFIPTHNAFYSPTSPDQSRDAWGATGILSQKYRSNRIFNDKAGGAAVANLDREKPLKTVYERKIDGKTVTMWDMSYPVYFDGRHWGGFRLSISKERADLLISARTRELFWRLLTVAAVAIVGLAGTTVLIIAVIIIRPLNAMVLVSRRLAEGDFTHAVDIRQKDEVGDLAHAFNYMIANVKTLVDGIMKSTREVNRLAGNLQLAAGQTAEASEQIARAVQEVSAGAAGQEKETEATATVVRQMTAQLSALSTTAIEVAQATTQAQKRAREGQTAIDEATGQMQVIHDTVLQSADVIHKLGERSREISRIVETITAIAAQTQMLALNAAIEAARAGKEGQGFAVVAEEVRKLAEQSRLAAQDIARLVTSVQSESARAIDAIESETDVVRSGIAVVRRAGDAFHEILHAVADVTGKMQSISTAVIELAGEETQVLQAVDHVSTIARSNNDTSQRIALSTQEQTAAMEEIAASTEMMAHTARGLSELVQRFIVER
- a CDS encoding rod-binding protein — translated: MTTPIQRFSDTVNLPSAARGLSAAAESQEGALFQRLMEEQLQKNAPAGGEKTTQAGSSTGSGAQPAAGAAMTEAEKEKERKRLRNSCQEFEALFLQQMLKGMRSTVVKSDLIEEAPGRKIWESMLDEEYAKQMAKREEIGLAKMLYKELSRSLG
- a CDS encoding Lon protease family protein translates to MSAIKTLSAALLQSRRLPVDRLTVRCEPEMFEFSSTQEIPPLEEGIIGQPRAVKAMEFGLGAKHPGFHIYISGPIGSGKTGFAVTKVNQVAQGGRTPEDICYVNHFDQPDRPIVLTLPAGMGSELRRDVKELVEELHAEIRKALEGETHEKRRSAFLRQVETRLTAMFREMEELAKEEGFILQKGQSGIFTIPMTDEGKGMSKDDFDALEEKERQEINDREHQLESRLAEVLRRSRNMQKEANNHLKEIERDTAHQATKHLVEALKDKYKNHGKVVEFLANVQEDVLENLSDLKGSSSSEEEESAPASLILLARGQKASQQTRYDVNLFVENGAQVGAPVIVEANPTFTNLFGKIEYRSSFGSMATDFTMIKPGAVHQANGGYLILQALPLLSSPGAWEGLKRVLRTRELRIENLGEQLGLPTAATLKPEPVPVDIKVILIGNPRIYYLLYNMDEDFRKFFKVRVDFDSVMERNRENIRKYAAFVGSVCEREKLLPYTAEAVARVVDYSSRLVSHQRKLSTSFHDIKDMIVEAAMWAEGEGGTAVLAIHVDRAMEEKNYRVNRIEERIQETMQEGMLLIDTDGAVVGQVNGLAVLDLGDYAFGKPNRITARVYLGREGVIHIEREIRLSGQSHSKGVLILSSFFASRFAQERPLSLSAALTFEQLYDGIDGDSASSAELYALLSALSGLPIRQDIAVTGSVNQRGEVQPIGGVNEKIEGFFRLCQARGLTGAQGVLIPVQNVPNLVLEPAVLTAVERGQFHIYAVSHVDEGMEILTGVQAGTADEEGKYLPGTVNALVAEKLLHMEEKWQESAKQSRKARKTLGGDTGEKGLSKKGQKR
- a CDS encoding glycosyltransferase family 39 protein, whose translation is MNSDDLGYIRCAAKWLETGVMTFGSDRPTAFVGPVFPAILALIFAVFGSDDTGVQAVRYIQALLGVLSVFLTYRLVERLTEGRTALVAAFLMAIYPPNILVNGLLLTETVYTVLHLGYLFLLVKLSHEEQLSEKAELFLFGLLGAYTALLTLTRATAALFPAVFMIYLLWRRRYAFQNWLRNGVIVLLVFSVSMSPWWVRNYIAFDRFIPFSSGAGEPLLLGTYIEMEELVDGSAPDWPVGDDEVDAQEKYKQFAIERLKENVPKEPLRYLKWYTWGKFMYMWSNPFMWKPIWWSFRHAVDFIHQLLMTLALAGMGTALWRWWHRREELRARGGLWLDEVPGDRWGAGGRLVGTLLLLSVPLYYTALHNIYFGFARYNIPFLPIIFCFSAYAIIEGVDKMLGARKGDYGRSGLFR
- the cooS gene encoding anaerobic carbon-monoxide dehydrogenase catalytic subunit → MIPGKTLEHAPTSHPSSGTNDPTAHKDDHDKVPRFMIDETVAPPPGDVHRWQREHVAHKDDQSKEGYPLNVIIDPAMRVMYKSVHEQGLTNVFDRFSEQEKIRCKFCVEGLSCQLCANGPCRISGKVQRGVCGVDAHVMVARNFMYRHVTIGTAANVYHCHQAARTLKAAAQHPESGLKIREPEKLKHWASLAGLDTNKHTNDLAVDFANWIIADICRPHYEPSQTTEAFAPSRRKELWKKLDLFPGGANAEVAMAQTMCMTNLNADPIYFLLKAVRLGIANEYQGLLMLNILQEILMGTQQPIVRKQNMGLLRKELVNIITNGHMPLLAHLIVERASTDEWQQKARAAGADGIQVLGHVCEGQQMINYDGIHNQKAYGGQEGEWLSEEYLFATGAVDLWTFDYNCTIPTLPLYAKRYGVKMLSVDPVIRMPDTDMLDFRPEIMAQQADKALEMALEAFKKRKAENREIHIPPYVSEKCMVGFSTESVKAALGGSFKPLIDQIVQGNIRGIATIVGCTTARYGQGGSNIFKITQGLIKNDILVLSGGCTSSVMEYTGLTDPAAAAEAGPGLRKVCESLGIPPVLSFGACVDIGKMTLTAKELADALDIDTNQLPLVIGAPEYLEQKAVADACTAIALGWMVHVAPVPSITGSDVVVKTLTETTATLGLGKVVVELDAEKTVQIYSDEIEAKRKALGLSSLQTH